From Enterococcus mundtii, the proteins below share one genomic window:
- the rimM gene encoding ribosome maturation factor RimM (Essential for efficient processing of 16S rRNA) translates to MTEYLNVGKIVNTQGIKGEVRVISTTDFPEERYKKGEVLTLFQEGKAPVELTVKSHRKHKNFDLLSFENHPSINDVEKYRDGILRVSKENLVELTENEYYYHEIIGLKVIDENEKELGKIKEILSPGANDVWVIQRPKKKDALIPYIDSVVQEVDLENGLVRVTLLEGLIDDED, encoded by the coding sequence TTGACTGAATATCTAAATGTTGGCAAGATTGTCAATACCCAAGGAATCAAAGGCGAAGTCCGTGTCATCTCAACCACAGATTTCCCTGAAGAACGTTACAAAAAAGGTGAAGTTTTGACACTCTTCCAAGAAGGAAAAGCTCCTGTAGAATTGACTGTAAAAAGTCACCGTAAACATAAAAACTTTGATTTACTCAGCTTTGAGAATCATCCTTCCATCAATGACGTTGAAAAATACCGTGATGGTATCTTACGTGTATCAAAAGAAAACTTAGTTGAATTGACAGAAAATGAATATTACTACCATGAAATCATTGGCTTGAAGGTCATCGATGAAAACGAGAAAGAACTAGGAAAGATCAAAGAGATTTTATCTCCAGGCGCAAATGATGTTTGGGTCATCCAACGACCAAAGAAAAAAGATGCACTGATCCCCTATATCGATTCCGTCGTTCAAGAAGTCGATCTTGAAAATGGCTTGGTTCGTGTGACATTATTAGAAGGATTGATCGATGATGAAGATTGA
- a CDS encoding KH domain-containing protein: protein MKDLSDLVLTIVRPLVTYPDQVQLEVVESEDFYEYNLTVAPEDIGRIIGKQGRVAKAIRTIVYGVRINAPKKVRLNIIDNKE, encoded by the coding sequence ATGAAAGATTTAAGCGACTTAGTCTTAACAATCGTTCGTCCGTTAGTTACTTATCCTGATCAAGTCCAGCTAGAAGTCGTTGAGTCGGAAGATTTTTACGAATACAATCTAACTGTGGCTCCCGAAGATATCGGTCGTATCATCGGTAAACAAGGGCGCGTTGCGAAAGCAATCCGCACGATCGTTTACGGAGTACGAATCAATGCACCGAAAAAAGTGCGTTTGAATATCATCGACAATAAAGAATAA
- the rpsP gene encoding 30S ribosomal protein S16: MAVKIRLKRMGSKKSPFYRIVVADSRSPRDGRFIETVGTYNPLKDPAEVVLKEDLVLDWLSKGAQPSDTVRNILSKEGVMKKHHEAKFSKK, translated from the coding sequence ATGGCAGTTAAAATCCGTTTAAAACGTATGGGTTCTAAAAAGAGTCCTTTTTACCGTATCGTCGTAGCTGATTCTCGTTCTCCTCGTGATGGACGTTTCATCGAAACTGTAGGTACTTACAACCCTTTGAAAGACCCTGCAGAAGTAGTTTTAAAAGAAGATTTAGTACTTGACTGGTTATCAAAAGGTGCACAACCTTCAGATACAGTACGTAACATCCTTTCAAAAGAAGGCGTTATGAAAAAACATCATGAAGCTAAATTCTCAAAGAAATAA
- a CDS encoding NADPH-dependent FMN reductase: MTKKIGFFIGSLRKDSYNKKVAETFSDLLPEGYESVFVKIDDLPFYNEDIETPEQTPTEWTRFREEVKDLDGVIFVTPEYNRSVPAVLKNALDVGSRPYGQSVWDKKPGLVVTASPGGVGGFGANHHLRQSLVFLNVPTLQQPEAYIGNITNLLDEDGNIIQGTVDFFQTILDAYLDFAGKLNA; this comes from the coding sequence ATGACAAAAAAAATTGGTTTTTTCATCGGAAGTTTAAGAAAAGATTCATACAATAAGAAAGTTGCAGAAACTTTTTCGGACTTATTACCGGAAGGATACGAGAGCGTATTTGTAAAAATCGATGACCTTCCTTTTTATAACGAAGATATCGAGACACCTGAGCAAACACCTACAGAATGGACACGTTTCCGTGAAGAAGTCAAAGATCTAGACGGCGTGATCTTTGTTACTCCTGAGTACAACCGCTCAGTGCCAGCTGTATTGAAAAATGCCTTGGATGTTGGTTCTCGTCCTTATGGTCAAAGTGTCTGGGATAAAAAACCTGGTTTAGTGGTCACTGCTTCTCCTGGTGGAGTCGGTGGTTTTGGCGCAAATCATCACTTACGTCAATCATTAGTCTTTTTAAATGTCCCAACATTACAACAACCAGAAGCGTATATCGGAAATATCACTAACTTACTTGATGAAGATGGCAACATTATCCAAGGAACCGTTGATTTCTTCCAAACGATTTTAGATGCGTATCTAGATTTCGCTGGAAAATTGAACGCTTGA
- a CDS encoding dihydrofolate reductase family protein: MSKIIFYGAISMDGYLATINDDLQWLFDTPTGEKTTYDAFYQTIDVTIMGRKTYQEAKKYLDTAKIYPEKTNYVFSTDKELKLEDARVVHEDPVSLIKELKESSEQRIWVVGGGRLLKPIIEQQLIDEWYIQIAPVLLGKGIRLFQEGDYVQRYQLVDTKRFGEFIELHYRKEGHKE; this comes from the coding sequence ATGTCTAAGATCATTTTTTACGGAGCAATCAGTATGGATGGCTATCTAGCAACAATTAATGATGACTTGCAATGGCTCTTCGATACGCCTACTGGGGAAAAAACAACCTATGATGCGTTTTATCAAACCATCGATGTAACGATCATGGGCAGAAAAACGTATCAAGAAGCCAAAAAATATTTAGATACAGCCAAGATCTATCCAGAAAAAACCAATTATGTCTTTTCAACAGACAAAGAATTGAAGTTAGAGGATGCTAGGGTCGTTCACGAAGATCCCGTAAGCTTGATCAAGGAGTTGAAGGAATCAAGTGAACAAAGGATCTGGGTAGTTGGTGGCGGTCGTTTGCTCAAACCAATCATTGAACAGCAACTGATCGATGAATGGTACATTCAAATTGCGCCTGTATTACTTGGGAAAGGGATTCGTCTTTTTCAAGAAGGAGATTATGTACAGCGGTATCAATTGGTGGACACGAAACGCTTTGGCGAGTTTATTGAGCTACACTATCGTAAAGAAGGGCACAAAGAATAG
- a CDS encoding DNA-3-methyladenine glycosylase I: MQRCPWSESTEIMREYHDTIWGVPEYEDQRLYRKLMLDINQAGLSWQTILNKSQAFDEAYDQFELEKVASYTEEKIEELMSNKGIIRNRRKIEAAIANAQAILAMRATGLSFSDYLWSFVNGEVVIGNYQDQSEVPTTSELSDRISKDLKKRGFKFIGSTTIYAFLEAVGIINDHLITCFRHQEVTR, encoded by the coding sequence ATGCAACGCTGTCCATGGAGTGAATCAACTGAAATAATGCGTGAGTACCATGATACGATTTGGGGAGTACCTGAATATGAAGACCAACGACTGTACCGTAAATTAATGCTTGATATCAATCAAGCAGGTCTCAGCTGGCAAACGATCTTGAACAAGAGCCAAGCTTTCGATGAGGCTTACGACCAGTTTGAACTCGAAAAAGTCGCTAGCTATACTGAAGAAAAAATCGAAGAATTGATGAGCAATAAAGGAATCATCCGCAATCGCCGGAAAATTGAAGCGGCAATCGCTAACGCACAAGCTATTTTAGCCATGCGAGCAACCGGACTGAGTTTTTCTGATTACCTCTGGTCCTTTGTCAATGGCGAAGTCGTAATCGGAAACTACCAAGACCAAAGTGAAGTGCCAACTACTAGTGAACTCTCTGATCGCATCTCAAAGGACTTGAAAAAACGCGGTTTCAAATTTATTGGAAGTACGACCATTTATGCCTTTTTAGAAGCGGTAGGGATCATCAACGATCACCTGATCACATGTTTTCGCCACCAAGAAGTCACTCGCTAA
- the ffh gene encoding signal recognition particle protein, translating to MAFESLTERLQQAMSKLRKKGKVSEADVKEMMREIRLALLEADVNLQVVKDFTKRVRERAVGAEVLDSLSPAQQIVKIVDEELTITLGSETVELTKSPKIPTVIMMAGLQGAGKTTFTGKLANYLKKNENARPLLIAGDVYRPAAIDQLKVLGQQLDVPVFDMGTDVSPVEIVRQGMELAKEKKNDYVLIDTAGRLHIDETLMDELKQIKDLTQPNEILLVVDAMTGQDAVNVADSFNQQLGITGVVITKLDGDTRGGAALSIRSVTGAPIKFIGSGEKLTDLEVFHPDRMASRILGMGDMLTLIEKAQQDYDEKKAEELAQKMRENSFDFNDFIEQLDQVMGMGPIEDLLKMIPGMNQVPGIENIKVDPKDVERKKAMVYSMTPAERENPDLLNPSRRRRIAAGSGNSVVEVNRMIKQFKESRKMMQQMSKGDMNIPGMDQMFGTGVKGKLGKMAMNRMMKKNKKKKKKKK from the coding sequence ATGGCATTTGAAAGCTTAACTGAACGCCTACAACAGGCGATGTCAAAGTTACGAAAAAAAGGAAAAGTCTCTGAAGCTGACGTCAAGGAAATGATGCGCGAGATCCGTCTTGCGCTATTAGAAGCCGATGTCAACTTACAAGTAGTCAAAGATTTTACGAAACGTGTGCGCGAACGTGCAGTTGGAGCAGAAGTACTTGATAGTCTTTCTCCAGCACAACAAATCGTAAAGATCGTGGATGAAGAGTTAACGATCACTTTGGGTTCAGAAACGGTCGAATTGACTAAATCTCCAAAAATCCCGACTGTCATCATGATGGCTGGTTTGCAAGGGGCAGGTAAAACAACGTTTACTGGTAAATTAGCGAATTATTTAAAGAAAAATGAAAATGCTCGTCCCTTATTGATTGCAGGTGACGTGTACCGTCCTGCTGCCATCGACCAGTTGAAAGTTTTAGGACAGCAATTGGATGTTCCGGTTTTTGATATGGGAACAGATGTGAGTCCTGTAGAAATCGTTCGTCAAGGGATGGAACTCGCAAAAGAAAAGAAAAATGATTACGTATTGATCGATACAGCCGGTCGTTTACACATTGATGAAACATTGATGGATGAATTAAAACAAATCAAAGACTTGACACAACCTAACGAAATCCTACTCGTTGTCGATGCGATGACTGGTCAAGATGCCGTCAACGTTGCGGATAGCTTCAATCAACAATTAGGGATCACAGGGGTCGTCATCACAAAATTAGATGGAGACACACGTGGGGGAGCGGCGTTATCGATTCGTTCAGTGACAGGTGCACCAATCAAGTTCATCGGTTCTGGTGAAAAGCTGACTGACTTAGAAGTCTTCCATCCAGATCGTATGGCAAGTCGTATCCTTGGTATGGGGGATATGTTGACGCTGATTGAAAAAGCGCAACAAGACTATGATGAGAAAAAAGCAGAAGAGCTTGCGCAAAAAATGCGTGAGAACTCATTTGACTTCAATGATTTCATTGAACAATTGGATCAAGTCATGGGTATGGGCCCAATCGAAGACTTATTAAAAATGATCCCAGGAATGAATCAGGTGCCAGGAATCGAAAATATCAAAGTTGATCCGAAAGATGTTGAGCGTAAAAAAGCAATGGTTTATTCGATGACACCTGCAGAACGTGAAAACCCAGACCTATTGAATCCAAGCCGCCGACGCAGAATTGCTGCTGGTTCAGGGAACAGCGTAGTGGAAGTCAATCGTATGATCAAACAATTCAAAGAATCCCGTAAGATGATGCAACAAATGTCTAAAGGGGACATGAATATTCCTGGCATGGACCAAATGTTCGGTACCGGTGTCAAAGGTAAGCTAGGAAAAATGGCGATGAATCGCATGATGAAGAAAAACAAAAAGAAAAAGAAGAAAAAGAAATAA
- a CDS encoding putative DNA-binding protein, producing MEIEKTNRMNALFEFYSTLLTEKQMNYMELYYADDFSLGEIAEEYEVSRQAVYDNIKRTSKILENYEKKLHLFSDYVVREQLLTELTNYINEQYPEDQTLQGYIKKIQEIEE from the coding sequence ATGGAAATTGAGAAAACCAATCGGATGAATGCTCTTTTTGAATTTTATTCGACACTGTTGACTGAGAAACAAATGAATTATATGGAATTATATTATGCAGATGATTTTTCACTTGGAGAAATCGCTGAAGAATATGAGGTCAGTCGCCAAGCAGTTTATGATAATATCAAACGAACGAGCAAGATCTTGGAGAATTACGAAAAAAAACTCCACCTTTTTTCTGATTATGTCGTTCGTGAACAGTTGTTGACAGAATTGACGAACTATATCAATGAACAGTATCCTGAAGATCAAACGCTGCAAGGATACATCAAAAAAATTCAAGAAATCGAAGAATAA
- a CDS encoding DUF523 domain-containing protein: protein MIGISACLGGVSCRYDGREQTIPALKKLVTEGQAIVICPEVAGGLPIPREPAEIVGGDGFDVWDHQAKVMTISGKDVTEAYKNGAINAYQVLKEKQISTLILKANSPSCGSSTIYDGSFTGSLKEGIGVATAYFLQQKISVCSEEEWMDQRGELNGN from the coding sequence ATGATCGGTATCAGTGCTTGTTTAGGTGGCGTCTCATGTCGCTATGATGGCCGGGAACAAACAATCCCTGCCTTAAAAAAACTCGTGACAGAAGGTCAAGCAATCGTGATCTGTCCAGAAGTAGCAGGAGGTTTGCCCATTCCAAGAGAACCAGCAGAAATCGTTGGTGGTGATGGGTTTGATGTCTGGGATCATCAGGCTAAGGTCATGACGATCTCTGGAAAAGATGTTACAGAAGCTTATAAAAATGGTGCGATCAATGCTTATCAAGTACTCAAGGAAAAGCAGATCTCAACGTTGATCTTAAAAGCAAATAGTCCTTCCTGCGGCTCATCAACTATCTATGATGGTAGTTTCACTGGTAGTCTGAAAGAAGGCATTGGCGTAGCAACCGCCTATTTTCTCCAACAAAAAATCAGTGTCTGCTCAGAAGAAGAGTGGATGGATCAACGAGGTGAGTTGAATGGAAATTGA
- a CDS encoding response regulator transcription factor — translation MKKVLVVDDEPSIVTLLTFNLEKEGYKVTSAADGQEGLDLALEHSYDFIILDVMLPSIDGIAITQKLRQEKNDTPILILTAKDDQVDRIIGLEIGADDYLTKPFSPREVLARMKAIFRRIEPRKTQSDEAEPEYLSIGQIKADLTNYQVTIEDQPIELTPKEFELLVYFMKRKDRVIDRDTLLDRIWNFDFSGQSRIVDVHVSHLREKIERDPKHPKYLLTVRGFGYKFQEPKR, via the coding sequence ATGAAAAAAGTACTAGTTGTTGATGACGAACCCTCAATTGTAACATTACTGACATTCAATCTTGAAAAAGAAGGATATAAAGTAACCAGTGCTGCAGATGGTCAAGAAGGTCTTGATCTTGCATTGGAACATTCATATGATTTCATTATTTTAGATGTGATGCTTCCTTCGATCGATGGCATCGCGATCACACAAAAGCTCCGTCAAGAAAAAAATGATACACCTATATTGATCCTAACAGCTAAAGATGATCAAGTCGATCGAATCATCGGACTGGAGATCGGTGCGGATGATTATTTGACGAAACCTTTCAGCCCTCGGGAAGTCCTTGCACGGATGAAAGCCATCTTTCGTCGGATCGAGCCCCGTAAAACTCAATCTGATGAGGCAGAACCAGAATACTTATCGATTGGACAAATCAAAGCCGACTTGACGAATTATCAAGTGACGATCGAGGACCAACCGATCGAACTTACGCCGAAAGAATTTGAGTTGCTTGTTTATTTCATGAAACGCAAAGATCGAGTGATCGACCGAGATACACTGTTGGATCGTATCTGGAATTTTGATTTTTCTGGACAAAGTCGTATTGTTGATGTCCATGTCAGTCATTTACGTGAAAAAATCGAGCGTGATCCGAAACATCCTAAATATTTACTGACTGTTCGGGGCTTTGGTTATAAATTCCAGGAACCAAAACGATGA
- a CDS encoding sensor histidine kinase: MKKQWKKFSERLFFLILLLGLFFGGWQIISHYFQQQIIEQQESYLTKKAQLLARQLDVENPTSASNKTVLDEFVHQSNERVTLIDQTGTIIYDTEESSLHEQRKTRPEIKAILEGSTLGTSLRKSTTLNEELLYVALPIKVNGKLVAIIRIAEPTSGFLPRTESFRRWVFGFFLVFFLLLTFMIYYLIYQRNQPLKTVIPVLKKMVKNPEQTEIIMQTSDQWEELYQTINGLSEQMTKMYRAYTTTEEQLYSLLNELMIGVFLIDSNATLRLLNPKMQVHLGVKDYQENQHYTEVIREPKLIQLIHQVSPSEPIVHQEVTIADGTQTLDISLRYFNSSEDTGQILGVAYDLTKVRHLEKMQKDFVGNVSHELKTPVTSLIGFTETLLDGAKEDPDTLTEFLLIMQKDAIRLDKLIREIIQLSKDEESLHETQTIYMEPYFQQVIQSYQPMIRKKQLTIKLIGENTAFTTHPDLLYPIIKNLFENAIQYSKEESEIILRYESHDQLIFSVQDFGIGIDREDQERIFERFYRVDKARSRHSGGTGLGLSIVKEYVNLLHGTVEIKSHPGIGSTFIVTIPKIN, from the coding sequence ATGAAAAAACAATGGAAAAAATTCTCCGAGCGCTTGTTTTTTCTCATCTTGTTGCTTGGCTTATTTTTTGGTGGATGGCAGATCATCTCCCATTATTTCCAACAACAGATCATTGAACAACAAGAAAGTTATTTGACTAAAAAAGCGCAGTTATTGGCTCGTCAACTAGATGTCGAGAATCCTACTTCTGCTAGTAATAAAACAGTTCTGGATGAATTTGTCCATCAATCCAATGAACGAGTGACGTTGATCGATCAAACTGGCACGATCATTTATGACACAGAAGAATCTTCTTTGCATGAACAAAGAAAAACACGCCCGGAAATCAAAGCGATCTTAGAAGGAAGTACGCTTGGTACTTCTCTTCGTAAGAGTACGACATTGAATGAAGAATTACTTTATGTCGCCTTGCCCATCAAAGTCAATGGAAAATTGGTAGCGATCATTCGCATCGCTGAACCTACAAGTGGCTTTCTTCCTCGTACGGAAAGTTTTCGCCGTTGGGTATTCGGTTTCTTCTTGGTTTTCTTTCTTTTATTGACATTTATGATCTACTACCTGATTTACCAACGAAACCAACCACTCAAAACAGTGATTCCTGTTTTGAAAAAAATGGTCAAGAACCCGGAACAAACGGAGATCATCATGCAGACTTCTGATCAATGGGAAGAATTATACCAGACGATCAATGGCTTGAGTGAACAGATGACCAAAATGTATCGCGCTTATACGACGACGGAGGAACAATTATACAGCTTGTTGAATGAATTGATGATCGGTGTCTTTCTGATTGACTCCAATGCCACACTGCGCCTGCTTAATCCAAAAATGCAAGTCCATCTAGGTGTGAAAGATTATCAAGAAAATCAACATTACACAGAAGTGATCCGCGAACCAAAATTGATCCAATTGATCCATCAAGTTTCTCCGTCTGAACCGATCGTTCATCAAGAAGTCACGATTGCTGACGGTACGCAAACACTGGATATCAGCTTGCGTTATTTCAATAGTTCAGAGGATACTGGACAAATTTTAGGTGTTGCTTATGATCTGACAAAAGTCAGACATTTAGAAAAAATGCAAAAAGATTTTGTCGGCAATGTCTCACATGAATTAAAAACACCTGTCACTTCTTTGATTGGGTTTACTGAGACTTTACTGGACGGTGCAAAAGAGGACCCCGACACACTGACTGAATTTCTATTGATCATGCAAAAAGATGCGATTCGTTTAGATAAGCTGATCCGAGAAATTATTCAGTTATCAAAAGACGAAGAGAGTTTACATGAAACCCAAACGATCTATATGGAGCCTTATTTCCAACAGGTGATCCAAAGCTATCAACCAATGATTCGGAAAAAACAGTTGACGATCAAATTGATTGGAGAAAATACTGCCTTTACGACACATCCTGATTTGCTTTACCCGATCATCAAAAACTTATTTGAAAACGCGATCCAATATTCAAAAGAAGAAAGTGAGATCATCCTTCGCTACGAAAGCCACGATCAGCTGATTTTCTCTGTACAAGATTTTGGTATTGGTATCGATCGCGAAGATCAAGAACGCATCTTTGAACGTTTTTATCGTGTAGATAAAGCGCGTAGTCGTCATTCAGGTGGTACAGGATTAGGATTGTCGATCGTGAAAGAATACGTGAATTTACTTCATGGCACGGTGGAAATCAAGAGTCACCCTGGTATCGGCTCTACCTTTATTGTGACGATCCCTAAAATCAATTAA
- a CDS encoding cation-translocating P-type ATPase — protein sequence MKRKEKQREKQIQQMLAQLERIDPNKNEGLTDKQVQERIRVGAVNQATSPTFKTNKQIVMENVFTYFNLIFLVLAILLCVVNSYKNLTFLPVILANTGIAIYQEIHSKKILDQLSMLHAATVKVLRNGQEQKITIEELVLDDLVILKTGDQIPADGKIIEGNLQVNEALLTGEADEISKEIGDELMSGSFIVTGKAKVQLTRVGNESYIAKLTMQAKEMGTGEQSEMIASLDKIIKWVGIIIIPIGLTLFSQSYFYNGNTLRESIVSMEAALIGMIPEGLYLLTTIALAMSATRLAKQQVLLHDMKSIETLARVDVLCVDKTGTITENAMDVQRVLIPENSLAKQTADQLDELLGDYAQAIEADNETMQAIKNYFTKHSDREATASLPFSSVRKYSSVTFTDKTYVLGAPEMVLREAFTSYASEFSAYTEQGYRVLVFGEYQGVLSQEDLEEAVIPLGYLLIANPIRQEAKATFNYFKKQEVAIKVISGDNPATVSHVATQAGISNAEQYVDVSSLREEEFPEAMEKYTVFGRVKPEQKKEFVRLLKEKHTVAMTGDGVNDILAMKEADCSIAMASGNEATMQAAQVVLLESDFSKMPEIVGEGRRVVNNIERSASLFLVKNIFSFLLSVFSVLFAFTYPLEPSQITLISLFTIGLPSFLLALEENENRIKGRFIENVLEKAIPGGLTDMMVVGALVVGGSILNLNKTDTSTASTMLLIVVGFLVLYKICQPLNQFRTRIMLFCASGIVFSVVFLHKLFSISAISPVSILMVVMLFFAAESIFRQLTFFVEKYLHLDKIDTTRTKKRWRKVFPFFKK from the coding sequence ATGAAAAGAAAAGAAAAGCAGCGAGAAAAACAGATACAGCAAATGTTGGCACAATTAGAACGCATCGATCCTAACAAAAATGAAGGGCTGACAGACAAACAGGTCCAAGAGCGAATACGTGTTGGCGCTGTCAATCAAGCAACGAGTCCTACATTTAAAACGAACAAACAAATCGTGATGGAAAATGTCTTTACTTATTTCAATCTGATTTTTTTAGTCCTAGCGATTTTATTGTGTGTCGTCAATTCCTATAAAAATTTGACTTTTTTACCTGTCATATTGGCAAATACTGGCATTGCGATCTATCAAGAGATCCATTCCAAGAAAATTTTAGATCAGTTGAGCATGTTACATGCCGCAACAGTCAAAGTATTACGGAATGGTCAAGAACAGAAGATAACTATCGAAGAGTTAGTTCTAGATGATCTCGTCATTCTAAAAACAGGAGACCAGATCCCCGCAGATGGAAAGATCATAGAAGGTAATCTACAAGTGAATGAAGCGTTATTGACTGGTGAAGCGGATGAGATAAGTAAGGAAATCGGCGATGAATTAATGTCAGGAAGCTTCATCGTTACGGGTAAAGCAAAAGTTCAGTTGACACGAGTTGGCAATGAATCTTATATTGCCAAATTAACGATGCAAGCAAAAGAAATGGGTACTGGAGAACAATCCGAGATGATTGCTTCGTTAGATAAGATCATCAAATGGGTAGGGATCATCATTATCCCCATTGGATTGACCTTATTTTCTCAAAGCTATTTTTACAATGGCAATACATTAAGAGAGAGTATTGTTTCGATGGAAGCTGCGTTGATCGGCATGATTCCTGAAGGGCTGTACCTACTCACAACGATTGCACTAGCAATGAGTGCGACGCGCTTAGCAAAACAACAAGTGTTGCTGCATGACATGAAAAGCATCGAGACGTTAGCACGAGTGGATGTATTATGTGTCGATAAAACAGGAACAATCACTGAAAATGCAATGGACGTTCAACGTGTGCTGATTCCTGAAAATTCTTTAGCAAAACAAACAGCAGATCAGTTGGATGAATTACTTGGTGACTACGCACAGGCAATCGAAGCTGACAATGAAACGATGCAAGCAATCAAAAATTACTTCACGAAGCATTCTGACAGGGAGGCAACAGCAAGTTTACCCTTTTCTTCTGTGAGAAAATATAGCAGCGTGACATTTACGGATAAAACGTATGTCCTTGGAGCACCAGAAATGGTCTTACGCGAAGCGTTCACGAGTTATGCTTCTGAATTTAGCGCGTATACGGAACAAGGCTATCGGGTATTAGTTTTCGGTGAATACCAAGGGGTACTGTCACAAGAAGACTTGGAAGAAGCCGTTATCCCGTTAGGTTATTTATTGATTGCTAATCCGATCCGTCAAGAAGCGAAAGCAACGTTTAATTACTTTAAGAAACAAGAAGTTGCTATCAAAGTGATTTCTGGTGATAACCCAGCGACAGTTTCTCATGTTGCCACACAAGCGGGTATTTCAAACGCGGAGCAATATGTGGATGTCTCCTCGTTAAGGGAAGAAGAATTTCCAGAAGCCATGGAAAAATATACTGTCTTTGGCCGTGTCAAACCAGAACAAAAAAAGGAATTTGTCCGTTTACTAAAAGAGAAGCATACAGTGGCGATGACTGGGGATGGGGTAAATGATATCTTGGCGATGAAAGAAGCCGATTGTAGCATTGCGATGGCATCAGGGAATGAAGCGACGATGCAAGCGGCACAAGTGGTCTTGTTGGAATCAGATTTTTCTAAAATGCCAGAGATTGTTGGCGAAGGACGGCGTGTCGTAAACAATATCGAACGTTCTGCCAGTCTTTTCTTAGTAAAAAATATTTTTTCATTCTTATTGTCTGTTTTTTCTGTTCTTTTTGCATTCACTTATCCATTAGAACCTTCACAAATCACATTGATCAGTTTATTTACGATCGGGTTACCTTCCTTTTTATTAGCATTGGAAGAAAATGAAAACCGAATCAAAGGCCGATTCATTGAGAACGTCTTGGAAAAAGCCATTCCGGGTGGTCTGACCGATATGATGGTGGTAGGCGCTTTAGTCGTGGGTGGTTCGATTTTAAATCTGAACAAAACCGATACGTCGACAGCTTCTACCATGTTGCTGATCGTTGTTGGCTTTTTAGTCCTTTATAAAATCTGTCAACCATTGAATCAATTTCGAACACGGATCATGCTATTTTGTGCAAGTGGAATCGTCTTTTCTGTTGTCTTCTTGCATAAACTATTTTCAATATCAGCCATTTCGCCAGTGTCTATCTTAATGGTGGTCATGCTCTTTTTCGCAGCAGAATCCATCTTTCGTCAGTTGACCTTTTTCGTGGAAAAATATTTGCATTTAGATAAGATCGATACGACACGTACGAAAAAACGTTGGAGAAAAGTATTCCCCTTTTTCAAGAAGTGA